A single genomic interval of Homo sapiens chromosome 15, GRCh38.p14 Primary Assembly harbors:
- the LOC102724971 gene encoding putative V-set and immunoglobulin domain-containing-like protein IGHV4OR15-8 produces the protein MDLLHKNMKHLWFFLLLVAAPRWVLSQVQLQESGPGLVKPSETLSLTCVVSGGSISSSNWWSWVRQPPGKGLEWIGEIYHSGSPNYNPSLKSRVTISVDKSKNQFSLKLSSVTAADTAVYYCARDTVRGGECEPRHKPPCQEAEGADAGAAQDQQGARGPQSMRPGQEQGQGGRGFLICSVVSLLASTSAVPRAPLSLLFVVLLPHILTAGKKEGRNFSVYH, from the exons ATGGACCTCCTGCACAAGAACATGAAACACCTGTGGTTCTTTCTCCTCCTGGTGGCAGCTCCCAGAT GGGTCCTgtcccaggtgcagctgcaggAGTCGGGCCCAGGACTGGTGAAGCCTTCGGAGACCCTGTCCCTCACCTGCGTTGTCTCTGGTGGCTCCATCAGCAGTAGTAACTGGTGGAGCTGGGTCCGCCAGCCcccagggaaggggctggagtgGATTGGGGAAATCTATCATAGTGGGAGCCCCAACTACAACCCGTCCCTCAAGAGTCGAGTCACCATATCAGTAGACAAGTCCAAGAACCAGTTCTCCCTGAAGCTGAGCTCTGTGACCGCCGCGGACACGGCCGTGTATTACTGTGCGAGAGACACAGTGAGGGGAGGTGAGTGTGAGCCCAGACACAAACCTCCCTGCCAGGAGGCGGAGGGCGCGGACGCAGGTGCTGCTCAGGACCAGCAGGGGGCGCGGGGCCCACAGAGCATGAGGCCGGGTCaggagcaggggcagggagggcgGGGCTTCCTCATCTGCTCAGTGGTCTCCCTCCTCGCCAGCACCTCAGCTGTCCCCAGGGCTCCTCTTTCTTTATTGTTTGTGGTTCTGCTTCCTCACATCCTCACTgcaggcaagaaagaagggagaaatttCTCTGTTTACCATTAA